Proteins from a genomic interval of Nasonia vitripennis strain AsymCx chromosome 3, Nvit_psr_1.1, whole genome shotgun sequence:
- the Or69 gene encoding odorant receptor 69 isoform X1 yields MKIPMVYWPLEYTLRINGLWPGENNILGSIVTASGMVLILPFQVWDAIKTIDNPILLMDSLSDIMTEIALYAKLIIMWFNRRYVVDVLKEISNDCNQNDVSQNWTLLNYNARRFCKYDYSWYISATLLYYIQLVTMYIEVPVDGREMLLKSYYPFDYKSSPTYEIMLFLQIILAMSMAIANAMTESLFIVLILHACSYVDLLLDEIKIFSDNCNKKVLNITDSNNMRFYVHVILKRHIQLLESVKKIENIYSNVSLVQMFFSVITICVTGFVMITALESKDIVLLIKFATFIWFLLWQIFSFCFAGQYLLNKGETITGAMYDSDWYNIESNDVKAISFIIKKTQRPLSVTAGKYIPLSVTSFAAIVKTSFSYLSVLRASYVE; encoded by the exons ATGAAAATTCCAATGGTTTACTGGCCGCTGGAATATACTTTAAGAATTAATGGTCTATGGCCTGGggaaaataacattttaggaTCAATTGTCACAGCATCTGGTATGGTTCTCATATTACCTTTTCAAGTCTGGGATGCTATAAAAACAATAGACAATCCTATACTACTAATGGATAGTTTAAGTGATATTATGACTGAAATTGCTTTGTACGCCAAACTTATCATAATGTGGTTTAACAGACG ATATGTTGTTGAtgttttaaaagaaatatcGAATGATTGCAATCAAAATGATGTTTCTCAGAACTGGACATTACTAAATTATAATGCTAGACGTTTTTGCAAATACGATTATAGTTGGTATATTAGTGCAACTTTGCTGTATTATATTCAACTCGTAACAATGTATATAGAAGTTCCGGTAGATGGTAGAGAAATGCTACTAAAATCATACTACCCATTCGATTACAAAAGTTCTCCAACTTATGAAATCATGTTGTttcttcaaattattttagCAATGTCTATGGCCATTGCAAATGCAATGACTGAAAGTTTGTTTATTGTATTG ATTTTGCATGCCTGCAGCTACGTAGATCTACTGCtagatgaaataaaaatattttctgacaactgtaataaaaaagttttaaatattaCAGACTCCAATAATATGCGTTTTTATGTACACGTTATCTTGAAAAGACATATTCAGCTTTTAGaatcagttaaaaaaattgaaaatatttactctAATGTCTCGCTAGTACAAATGTTTTTCAGTGTTATAACCATCTGTGTTACAGGATTTGTCATGATAACG GCTCTAGAATCAAAAGACATAGTACTTTTGATTAAGTTCGCGACATTTATTTGGTTTTTGTTATGGCagatattttcattttgtttcgCTGGTCAGTACCTTCTTAATAAG GGCGAGACTATCACTGGGGCAATGTATGATTCTGACTGGTACAACATCGAATCAAATGATGTAAAAGCTATTtcgtttataataaaaaaaactcaacGTCCATTGTCAGTGACTGCAGGAAAATATATACCTCTATCAGTAACCAGTTTTGCAGCG ataGTCAAAACatctttttcatatttatctGTACTTCGTGCTAGTTATGTAGAATAG
- the Or68 gene encoding odorant receptor 68, whose amino-acid sequence MKIPIIGIPLEYTLKLAGLWPDQSNILGSIVMGSALVTMIPFQVWDTINVSDNLVMVMDNLSNILSEVLLYTNFIVLLLNKSYLDDLLREIADDYKNNIVTEKWLKLDQNSRRFCNYDYGMYLGACCLFYLQFALMYTQMPSEDRIMLLKAYYPFDYKSSPVFEIMCFIQVIQGLLMCSIQALSESLLIALVSHVSGHIDLMNKQINVVSKSYDGQNSLTLKLVIKSHLKVLNLVNKIESVYTYVSLTQVCLSTFIICVTGFVVLTMNSANEIVVMIKYIMLYFTLLWQSFSFCFAGQHLLNKSDMIPYQVYDALWYKAEATEMKAILFIIKRAQTPLSLSAGKFIALSAQTFTLIIKTSFSYLSVLKASYA is encoded by the exons ATGAAAATACCTATAATTGGCATTCCGTTAGAATATACGTTAAAACTAGCGGGCCTATGGCCAGATCAATCGAACATTCTTGGATCCATAGTGATGGGGTCAGCTCTGGTTACAATGATACCCTTTCAAGTATGGGACACTATAAATGTATCTGATAATTTAGTAATGGTGATGGATAATTTGAGCAACATTTTGTCAGAAGTACTTTTGTACACAAATtttatagtattattattaaataaaag TTATCTTGATGACTTATTACGTGAAATAGCAgatgattataaaaataatatagtaaCAGAAAAATGGTTGAAACTTGATCAAAATTCACGTCGCTTTTGTAATTATGATTATGGAATGTACTTAGGTGCATGTTGCTTATTTTATCTACAATTTGCTTTGATGTATACACAAATGCCATCTGAAGATAGGATAATGTTATTAAAAGCATACTATCCATTCGATTACAAAAGCTCTCCAGTATTTGAAATCATGTGCTTTATTCAAGTTATTCAAGGACTATTAATGTGTAGTATTCAAGCTTTAAGCGAATCTTTATTAATAGCATTg GTTTCACATGTTAGTGGCCACATAGATTTAatgaataaacaaataaatgtaGTTTCTAAAAGCTACGACGGCCAAAACTCTCTTACGTTAAAACTTGTAATAAAAAGtcatttaaaagttttaaacttAGTTAATAAAATTGAGTCCGTATACACTTATGTATCACTCACTCAAGTCTGTTTGagtacatttattatttgtgtAACTGGATTTGTTGTTCTTACA atgaattcagCGAATGAAATAGTGGTGATGATTAAATACATAATgctttattttactttgctgtggcaatctttctctttctgtTTTGCTGGGCAACATCTTTTAAACAAG AGTGATATGATTCCTTATCAAGTATATGATGCGTTATGGTATAAAGCTGAAGCTACAGAAATGAAAGCCAtactatttattataaaaagagcACAAACACCATTGTCACTAAGTGCAGGAAAATTTATTGCCTTATCCGCTCAAACTTTTACATTA ATAATAAAAACATCTTTTTCGTATTTATCCGTACTTAAAGCTAGTTATGCGTAG
- the Or67 gene encoding odorant receptor 67: protein MILLINKPLEYSLKLSGFWPFEFNIIGSLALISTLVTTLPFQCWQAFNFTNDFVLLMDSLSDILAEVLIFLKLFAMWKSKSCITIILREIFDEWSTEKIPDEWKTLAYYSRMFCNIDTLVYFSAAASYYPDLLMSYFGKPIENRKMLFQSCYPFNYLGSPTYELINLMQMIQAVAMMAADSLSKTLLVALILHVIANIDLLKNEIRIYSTNIANTCNHTNNKKSTVDLKQVISQHRKILYLVQSIDNAYSYVSLFQIVFSTIIICVTGFVIVTAMESANIILLFKFILYIIVMLSQAFTFCIAGQYLRNEGESIIHEIYDCLWYYTEPKEIKSLIFVLKSAQIPLTLGGGKLFELSTNSFTMIVKTSVSYLSVLRAVCV, encoded by the exons atgatattattaattaataaaccaCTCGAATACAGTTTAAAACTATCCGGTTTTTGGCCATTCGAATTTAATATAATTGGTTCATTAGCATTGATTTCAACTTTAGTGACAACTTTACCTTTCCAATGTTGGCAAGCATTCAATTTTACAAACGATTTCGTATTACTGATGGACAGCTTGAGTGATATATTGGCAGaagttttaatatttctcaAGCTCTTTGCAATGTggaaaagtaaaag TTGTATTACTATTATACTGCGAGAAATATTTGATGAATGGAGCACTGAAAAAATACCTGATGAATGGAAGACTCTTGCATATTATTCTAGAATGTTTTGCAATATTGACACTTTAGTATATTTTAGTGCAGCTGCATCGTATTATCCAGATTTATTAATGTCGTACTTCGGAAAGCCaattgaaaatagaaaaatgcTGTTCCAGTCGTGTTATCCATTCAATTATTTGGGTTCTCCAACTTATGAACTCATCAATCTTATGCAGATGATCCAAGCAGTAGCAATGATGGCAGCAGATTCTCTGAGTAAAACTTTGTTAGTAGCATTG ATTTTACACGTCATTGCTAATATAGatctgctgaaaaatgaaataagaATTTATTCTACCAATATTGCTAACACATGCAACCAcactaataataaaaagagtACTGTTGACTTGAAACAAGTCATAAGTCAACATCGAAAAATTTTGTACTTAGTTCAAAGTATTGATAATGCGTATTCCTATGTATCACTTTTCCAAATAGTATTTAGCACCATCATCATTTGTGTTACGGGATTTGTGATAGTTACG GCAATGGAGTCTGCTAATATAATACTTCTGTTCAAATTCATTTTGTACATTATAGTGATGCTGTCTCAAGCTTTTACTTTTTGTATAGCTGGACAATATCTCCGAAATGAA ggGGAATCGATCATACATGAAATATATGACTGCCTGTGGTACTATACAGAACCTAAAGAAATTAAATCgttgatttttgttttgaaaagCGCTCAAATACCTTTAACTTTAGGTGgaggaaaattatttgaaCTTTCGACGAATTCTTTTACAATG attgtaaaaacatcTGTGTCTTATTTATCAGTACTTCGAGCAGTATGCGTTTGA
- the Or67 gene encoding odorant receptor 67 isoform X1, whose amino-acid sequence MILLINKPLEYSLKLSGFWPFEFNIIGSLALISTLVTTLPFQCWQAFNFTNDFVLLMDSLSDILAEVLIFLKLFAMWKSKSAAASYYPDLLMSYFGKPIENRKMLFQSCYPFNYLGSPTYELINLMQMIQAVAMMAADSLSKTLLVALILHVIANIDLLKNEIRIYSTNIANTCNHTNNKKSTVDLKQVISQHRKILYLVQSIDNAYSYVSLFQIVFSTIIICVTGFVIVTAMESANIILLFKFILYIIVMLSQAFTFCIAGQYLRNEGESIIHEIYDCLWYYTEPKEIKSLIFVLKSAQIPLTLGGGKLFELSTNSFTMIVKTSVSYLSVLRAVCV is encoded by the exons atgatattattaattaataaaccaCTCGAATACAGTTTAAAACTATCCGGTTTTTGGCCATTCGAATTTAATATAATTGGTTCATTAGCATTGATTTCAACTTTAGTGACAACTTTACCTTTCCAATGTTGGCAAGCATTCAATTTTACAAACGATTTCGTATTACTGATGGACAGCTTGAGTGATATATTGGCAGaagttttaatatttctcaAGCTCTTTGCAATGTggaaaagtaaaag TGCAGCTGCATCGTATTATCCAGATTTATTAATGTCGTACTTCGGAAAGCCaattgaaaatagaaaaatgcTGTTCCAGTCGTGTTATCCATTCAATTATTTGGGTTCTCCAACTTATGAACTCATCAATCTTATGCAGATGATCCAAGCAGTAGCAATGATGGCAGCAGATTCTCTGAGTAAAACTTTGTTAGTAGCATTG ATTTTACACGTCATTGCTAATATAGatctgctgaaaaatgaaataagaATTTATTCTACCAATATTGCTAACACATGCAACCAcactaataataaaaagagtACTGTTGACTTGAAACAAGTCATAAGTCAACATCGAAAAATTTTGTACTTAGTTCAAAGTATTGATAATGCGTATTCCTATGTATCACTTTTCCAAATAGTATTTAGCACCATCATCATTTGTGTTACGGGATTTGTGATAGTTACG GCAATGGAGTCTGCTAATATAATACTTCTGTTCAAATTCATTTTGTACATTATAGTGATGCTGTCTCAAGCTTTTACTTTTTGTATAGCTGGACAATATCTCCGAAATGAA ggGGAATCGATCATACATGAAATATATGACTGCCTGTGGTACTATACAGAACCTAAAGAAATTAAATCgttgatttttgttttgaaaagCGCTCAAATACCTTTAACTTTAGGTGgaggaaaattatttgaaCTTTCGACGAATTCTTTTACAATG attgtaaaaacatcTGTGTCTTATTTATCAGTACTTCGAGCAGTATGCGTTTGA
- the Or66 gene encoding odorant receptor 66 encodes MIPIFNKPLECCLKVAGFWPYDFNMLGPVAITSMLVTTLPFQCWNAFALTENLVVLMDSLSDIFTEVLIYIKIFILWNHRREIRDLLEEIGKDWSIKSIPTEWENIADYCRIICNIDVIVYASASILYYPDLLMSYFGKPVNERHMLFQSYYPFDYRRSPIYEVINIVYFFQGILMIIADSVSKTLFISMIFHVSSQIYELRNNLEQYSRHSNDGYENKNFKRLKLVVQQHLKILSLVRRIDHIYSYVALFQIVFSSIIICVTGFVIITAMESANIMLLVKFMTFIIAMLAQVSYFCFAGQYLLNKGESIVEMINSSFWYNSQCKDVKVLIFVLTNAQKPLTVSGANIFNLSAETFTMIVKTSASYLSVLRAMYTQ; translated from the exons atgatACCGATATTTAATAAACCGCTAGAGTGTTGTTTAAAAGTGGCTGGTTTTTGGCCATACGATTTTAACATGTTGGGCCCTGTCGCGATAACCTCAATGCTTGTTACTACACTTCCTTTTCAATGTTGGAATGCATTTGCTCTAACTGAAAATTTGGTTGTTCTAATGGATAGCCTAAGTGATATTTTCACCGAAGTActaatatacataaaaattttcatactGTGGAATCATAGAAG AGAAATAAGAGACTTATTAGAAGAAATTGGCAAAGATTGgagtataaaatcaattcCGACAGAATGGGAAAACATTGCCGACTATTGTCGCATTATTTGTAACATTGACGTAATTGTATATGCCAGTGCTTCAATCTTATATTATCCAGATTTACTAATGTCGTATTTCGGCAAACCTGTGAACGAAAGGCATATGTTATTTCAATCGTATTATCCATTTGATTACCGCCGTTCTCCAATTTATGAAGTcataaatatagtatatttttttcaaggaATATTAATGATAATTGCTGACTCAGTAAGCAAAACCCTTTTTATAAGTATG ATTTTTCATGTCAGCTCTCAAATATATGAACTCAGAAATAATCTAGAGCAATACTCACGCCATTCTAACGATGGttatgaaaacaaaaattttaaaagactGAAGCTTGttgtgcaacagcatctaaaaattttaagtttagTTCGCAGAATTGATCACATTTATTCTTACGTTGCGTTATTTCAAATAGTATTCAGCAGCATAATTATATGTGTCACAGGTTTTGTTATAATTACA GCAATGGAGTCTGCTAATATCATGCTGCTTGTAAAATTTATGACTTTTATTATTGCAATGTTGGCACAAGTTTCATACTTCTGTTTTGCCGGCCAATATCTTCTTAATAAG GGGGAATCGATAGTTGAAATGATAAATAGTTCTTTCTGGTACAATAGTCAGTGCAAAGACGTTAAAGTACTAATATTTGTATTGACTAATGCTCAAAAACCACTGACAGTAAGCGGTGCAAATATATTTAATCTTTCTGCAGAAACATTTACTATG ATTGTAAAAACTTCAGCTTCTTATTTATCAGTTCTCCGAGCAATGTACACccaataa
- the Or65 gene encoding odorant receptor 65, which yields MSILSRHVKIGLYAIDAWPGVSSSGLFFLVMAYMTFSLIFQILNTTEMITQLDLLMNNLQTTMPVILVVLKLSVFRVKCRSARLIIADMLSDWKCINETKERKVMMKNAKIAFYLSSTIAICYNGLILSYLLKAILAYETENIYDRKYVMQATFPINAKSSPVFEMLCLFQFTVSVFAANGHAILEGLLTTSVLHANTKAFGVCQEITKFAKSCEANKSRKNIVEAKRRLIKRHLYFINFAEKIQETYAYISFFHLFLMTLINCIVGYMFINLTINKDNISALLLCIAYMFTALSAVGSYCIAGEYLMSQGSLIFEKLYDCPWYKFKPVDTKTFIIMLMKSRHSVTITAGNFGDLSLVYFTNIIKTSVSYLSLVRAATN from the exons ATGAGCATCCTTAGTCGACATGTTAAAATTGGCTTGTATGCGATTGATGCTTGGCCAGGAGTTTCATCGTCTGGACTTTTTTTCCTCGTGATGGCATACATGACATTTagtttaatatttcaaattttgaacACGACTGAGATGATAACCCAATTGGATTTGTTGATGAATAACTTACAAACAACTATGCCAGTGATTTTAGTTGTACTAAAATTATCTGTATTTCGTGTAAAGTGTAG AAGTGCGAGACTTATAATAGCTGACATGTTGAGTGACTGGAAATGTATTAATGAAACTAAGGAGCGAAAAGTTATGATGAAGAATGCTAAAATAGCTTTTTATTTGTCAAGTACAATTGCTATCTGCTACAATGGACTTATACTATCGTATCTTCTAAAAGCTATTCTCGCTTATGAAACTGAAAATATCTATGACAGAAAATACGTCATGCAAGCGACTTTTCCAATAAATGCCAAAAGTTCACCTGTATTTGAAATGCTGTGCCTGTTCCAATTCACAGTATCGGTATTTGCTGCCAACGGTCATGCTATTCTAGAAGGACTACTCACAACCTCC GTCTTACACGCGAATACGAAAGCTTTTGGTGTATGTcaagaaataacaaaatttgccAAAAGTTGTGAAGCTAATAAGAGTAGGAAAAACATCGTAGAAGCTAAGCGAAGATTAATAAAACGACATCTCTATTTTATAAACTTTGCAGAAAAAATTCAAGAAACTTACGCGTACATatcgttttttcatttatttttaatgacttTGATTAATTGTATAGTAGGGTATATGTTTATAAAC cTCACtataaataaagataatatttCTGCATTGTTATTATGCATAGCGTATATGTTCACAGCTTTATCAGCTGTAGGATCATACTGCATTGCTGGAGAATATTTAATGTCGCAG GGTTCAttaatctttgaaaaactgtATGATTGTCCTTGGTATAAATTCAAGCCAGTTGATACTAAAACATTTATTATCATGTTGATGAAAAGTCGTCATTCAGTGACTATTACTGCTGGAAACTTTGGCGATCTTTCACTCGTATACTTCACGAAC ATTATAAAAACATCGGTATCTTATTTATCATTGGTGCGAGCTGCTACTAATTAG
- the Or65 gene encoding odorant receptor 65 isoform X1 — protein MSILSRHVKIGLYAIDAWPGVSSSGLFFLVMAYMTFSLIFQILNTTEMITQLDLLMNNLQTTMPVILVVLKLSVFRVKCRSARLIIADMLSDWKCINETKERKVMMKNAKIAFYLSSTIAICYNGLILSYLLKAILAYETENIYDRKYVMQATFPINAKSSPVFEMLCLFQFTVSVFAANGHAILEGLLTTSVLHANTKAFGVCQEITKFAKSCEANKSRKNIVEAKRRLIKRHLYFINFAEKIQETYAYISFFHLFLMTLINCIVGYMFINLTINKDNISALLLCIAYMFTALSAVGSYCIAGEYLMSQANIFRFFAYFLK, from the exons ATGAGCATCCTTAGTCGACATGTTAAAATTGGCTTGTATGCGATTGATGCTTGGCCAGGAGTTTCATCGTCTGGACTTTTTTTCCTCGTGATGGCATACATGACATTTagtttaatatttcaaattttgaacACGACTGAGATGATAACCCAATTGGATTTGTTGATGAATAACTTACAAACAACTATGCCAGTGATTTTAGTTGTACTAAAATTATCTGTATTTCGTGTAAAGTGTAG AAGTGCGAGACTTATAATAGCTGACATGTTGAGTGACTGGAAATGTATTAATGAAACTAAGGAGCGAAAAGTTATGATGAAGAATGCTAAAATAGCTTTTTATTTGTCAAGTACAATTGCTATCTGCTACAATGGACTTATACTATCGTATCTTCTAAAAGCTATTCTCGCTTATGAAACTGAAAATATCTATGACAGAAAATACGTCATGCAAGCGACTTTTCCAATAAATGCCAAAAGTTCACCTGTATTTGAAATGCTGTGCCTGTTCCAATTCACAGTATCGGTATTTGCTGCCAACGGTCATGCTATTCTAGAAGGACTACTCACAACCTCC GTCTTACACGCGAATACGAAAGCTTTTGGTGTATGTcaagaaataacaaaatttgccAAAAGTTGTGAAGCTAATAAGAGTAGGAAAAACATCGTAGAAGCTAAGCGAAGATTAATAAAACGACATCTCTATTTTATAAACTTTGCAGAAAAAATTCAAGAAACTTACGCGTACATatcgttttttcatttatttttaatgacttTGATTAATTGTATAGTAGGGTATATGTTTATAAAC cTCACtataaataaagataatatttCTGCATTGTTATTATGCATAGCGTATATGTTCACAGCTTTATCAGCTGTAGGATCATACTGCATTGCTGGAGAATATTTAATGTCGCAGGcaaatatttttcgattttttgcaTATTTCTTGAAgtga